One window of the Eucalyptus grandis isolate ANBG69807.140 chromosome 6, ASM1654582v1, whole genome shotgun sequence genome contains the following:
- the LOC104451288 gene encoding glycine-rich protein 1-like, producing MPKIFKESTLWQRARDQRSCKKACGTDSVRTRVGIAGGRNATAAPGQTRRGFVEAAQAQQLRRESWWTRRDSEQAGVESARVLGAAHPGPGSGDGSSASGRGRRTSSRSDGGAAAVALAASSWATAAAVARSCGVGDARGCSGGAATGGQRRGDERASVMLGVAAAAAAFGSAATGVAG from the exons atgcctaaaatattcaaGGAATCAACATTG TGGCAGCGGGCTCGCGACCAAAGATCCTGCAAGAAAGCTTGTGGAACCGACTCGGTTCGGACACGAGTGGGAATAGCGGGCGGTAGGAACGCAACAGCAGCTCCCGGTCAAACTCGTCGCGGCTTTGTGGAGGCGGCTCAGGCGCAGCAACTCAGGAGGGAGAGCTGGTGGACTCGGAGGGACAGCGAGCAGGCCGGTGTCGAGTCAGCGAGGGTGCTCGGCGCGGCTCATCCTGGGCCCGGGAGTGGCGATGGGTCGTCGGCGTCGGGTCGTGGCAGGAGGACTAGCAGCAGGTCGGACGGAGGGGCGGCAGCAGTGGCGCTCGCGGCTTCGAGCTGGGCAACGGCAGCAGCAGTGGCGCGGAGCTGCGGCGTCGGTGATGCTCGGGGTTGCAGCGGAGGTGCGGCGACGGGCGGGCAGAGGCGCGGCGACGAGCGGGCGTCGGTGATGCTCGGAGTtgcagcagcggcggcggcgttcgGAAGCGCGGCGACGGGCGTGGCTGGGTAA